From Anaerotruncus rubiinfantis:
GGTTCGGCGGAAGCGGCGTGGTGAATAAGGGTGCCATCCGTGTGAAAAAGACGCCGGATCATGACATGAAGCAGAGTATTACGCTGACCGTGCCGCCGCTTTCGGTCGTTTTCTTAAAAGGCCGTCCGCGCAAGGCTGCGAAAGCGAAGAAGGCAGAGGGTAAGCCGTCCGGGGAGAAGTCCAGTAAAAAAGCGCCGAAAGCAGACCGGGCGTAAAGCGGTCGGGGAATCAAGCGCATGATTTATTACTAAGGGGGAATCAACAGATGTTTCGCAAGAAGGAATGGATCGCCATGCTGCTGGCGGGCGGCCAGGGGAGCCGCCTGTACACGCTGACGAAAAATCTTGCAAAGCCGGCTGTACCGTTTGGGGGAAAATACCGGATTATCGATTTTCCGCTTTCCAACTGTGTCAATTCCGGAATTGACACAGTTGGCGTGCTCACCCAGTACCAGCCGCTCATCCTGAACGAATATATCGGCAACGGCCAGCCTTGGGACCTTGACCGGGTGAACGGCGGCGTCTTTGTGCTGCCGCCTTACCAGAAGTCCTCCGGTTCCGACTGGTACACCGGCACTGCGAACGCCATCTATCAGAACATCAATTTTATCGACCGGTACGATCCGGAGTATGTGCTCATCCTTTCGGGCGACCACATCTATAAGATGGATTATGAGAAGATGCTCGCCTACCACAAAGAGAAAAACGCTGACTGTACAATCGCCGCCTTGCAGGTGCCGATGGAGGAGGCCTCCCGGTTCGGGATTATGAATACATACCCGGATGGCAGCATCTTTGAATTTGAGGAGAAACCCGCACAGCCGAAGAGCAACCTCGCATCGATGGGCATCTATATCTTCTCATGGGATAAGATGCGCAAATACCTCATCGAGGACGAAGCCGATCCGCTTTCCGGCAAGGATTTCGGAAAGAACATCCTGCCCGCCATGCTCGCAAACGGCGAGAAGATGGTGGCGTATCCCTTTGAGGGCTACTGGAAGGACGTCGGCACGATCGACAGCCTGTGGGAAGCGAACATGGATCTGCTGGACCCGCGGGTGCCGCTCGACCTCTATGACGACAGCTGGAAGATCTATTCCCGCAATCCGGTCATGCCGCCGCATTACGTGGCAAACGACGCGGACGTCCAGAACTCGATGGTCACCGAAGGCTGCACCATCGAGGGCGATATCGATTTTTCGGTGATCTTCTCAGGCGTCACGGTCGAAAAGGGCGCGGTTGTGCACGATTCGATTGTCATGCCGAACACGGTCATCAAGGCGGGAGCCAAGGTTGAATACGCGATCATTGCCGAGAATTGCGTGATTGGCGAAGGAGCATCCATCGGCCAGCGGCCGGAGGACGCGACCGATAAGGATGCCTGGGGCGTCGCGGTGGTCGGCAACAACATCACGGTCGGGCCGGGCGCGGTGGTCCCGCCGAAAGCGATGATTGACAAAGACGTCGAGGGGGTGCGCTAAGGATATGCGGGAAAACAAAGTTCTTGGGATTGTATTTTCCAACATGCACGACAGCATGATCGGGGAACTCACTGAAAAACGCACGACCGGCTCGGTTCCGTTCGGCGGCCGCTACCGGCTCATTGATTTCGCGCTTTCGAGCATGGTCAATTCGGACATCAGCGACATCGGCATCATCACCAAGCAGAACTATCAGAGCCTGATGGACCACATCGGTTCGGGCCGCGCGTGGGACCTCGCGCGCAAGCGCGGCGGGTTGGTGATCCTGCCGCCGTTCGCCAGCCAGGGCAGCGGCATCTACCGCGGCCGCCTGGAAGCGCTGGGCGGCGCAATGAGCTATATCCGTCACAACGATGCGAAATATGTGCTGATCACCGACTGTGACATCATTGCCAACATGGATCTGCGCCCATTTATCAACGAGCATATCAAGAGCGGCGCGCAGATTTCGATGATGGTCAAAAATACTGAAATTTCTCCCGAATCCCAGCGGGATACGACCACCGTCCTTTTTGACGAGCAGACGGGAGATGTCACCGATATCCTGGTGCGGCCGGATGTCAAGGGCAGCCACTACGTTTATATGAACATCCTGCTGCTTGAAAAGACGCTGCTCGAGCGGATGGTGAACGAAGCAAAGAGCCACGACCAGTATTCGATGGTCCGGCATGCGCTGCAGCCATCAATTGGGAAACGCAACATCAAAGCGTATGAATTCAAGGGCTATACGCATAAGATTTCGGGGATGAAGTCCTATTTCACGGCCAACATGGAGCTGCTTGACCCGGCGGTGCGCGCCGAGCTCTTTCCGAAGAATCTGCCGATTTATACCAAGGTCCGCGACCAGGTGCCGGTCAAATACGGCCTTTCCGCCAAGGTGGGCAACTCCCTCATGGCGGATGGCTGCATCATCAACGGCGAGGTGGAAAACTGCGTGATCTTCCGGGGCGCGAAAATCGGCAAGGGGGCGGTGCTTAAAAATTGCATCATTATGCAGAATACCTATGTTGGCGACAACGCGCATCTCGAATATGTCGTGACCGATAAAGATGTGCTCATCCGTGATTCCCGTACGCTGATCGGATATGAAACCTACCCGATCTATGTGGCCAAGGGAAGCTCCATCTGACGTGGAAGAAAACATGATTCACGCTCAACACAAGGGGGGAACATTATGAAGATCCTATACGTAGCAAGCGAAGCGACGCCGTTTATCGCGACCGGAGGCCTTGCGGACGTGGCGGGTTCGCTGCCGCGCGCAATCCGCAGCAGGCAGCATGCCTGCCGGGTGGTTGTGCCGCTCTACAGCGCGATTAAACCGGAATGGCGCGAAAAGATGAAGTTCCTTTGCAATTTTTATGTGCCGCTTGGCTGGCGCAACCAATACTGCGGCGTGTTTGAGGCCAGTTATAACGGCGTCAAATATTACTTCATCGACAATGAGTATTATTTCAAGCGCGACGGCGGCATCTATGGGTTCTATGACGACGCGGAGCGGTTCGCGTTCTTCTCGAAAGCGGTCTGCGAAATGATCCAGTATATCGATTTTGAACCGGACATCTTGCACTGCAATGACTGGCAGACCGCCATGACGCCGGTATACCTCAACATTTTCTATCGGGAGATTGAGAAATACCGCAGCATTAAGACGGTGTTCACCATCCACAATATCCAGTATCAGGGCAAATACGGCATGGAAATCGCAACCGACGTGCTCGGCCTGCCTTACTATGCCGCGCCGACCATGATGTACGAAGGCTGCCTCAACATGATGAAGGCCGCCATTGAGGTGTGCGACTTTGTCACCACCGTCAGCCCGACCTATGCGCATGAGATCACC
This genomic window contains:
- a CDS encoding glucose-1-phosphate adenylyltransferase codes for the protein MFRKKEWIAMLLAGGQGSRLYTLTKNLAKPAVPFGGKYRIIDFPLSNCVNSGIDTVGVLTQYQPLILNEYIGNGQPWDLDRVNGGVFVLPPYQKSSGSDWYTGTANAIYQNINFIDRYDPEYVLILSGDHIYKMDYEKMLAYHKEKNADCTIAALQVPMEEASRFGIMNTYPDGSIFEFEEKPAQPKSNLASMGIYIFSWDKMRKYLIEDEADPLSGKDFGKNILPAMLANGEKMVAYPFEGYWKDVGTIDSLWEANMDLLDPRVPLDLYDDSWKIYSRNPVMPPHYVANDADVQNSMVTEGCTIEGDIDFSVIFSGVTVEKGAVVHDSIVMPNTVIKAGAKVEYAIIAENCVIGEGASIGQRPEDATDKDAWGVAVVGNNITVGPGAVVPPKAMIDKDVEGVR
- the glgD gene encoding glucose-1-phosphate adenylyltransferase subunit GlgD — protein: MRENKVLGIVFSNMHDSMIGELTEKRTTGSVPFGGRYRLIDFALSSMVNSDISDIGIITKQNYQSLMDHIGSGRAWDLARKRGGLVILPPFASQGSGIYRGRLEALGGAMSYIRHNDAKYVLITDCDIIANMDLRPFINEHIKSGAQISMMVKNTEISPESQRDTTTVLFDEQTGDVTDILVRPDVKGSHYVYMNILLLEKTLLERMVNEAKSHDQYSMVRHALQPSIGKRNIKAYEFKGYTHKISGMKSYFTANMELLDPAVRAELFPKNLPIYTKVRDQVPVKYGLSAKVGNSLMADGCIINGEVENCVIFRGAKIGKGAVLKNCIIMQNTYVGDNAHLEYVVTDKDVLIRDSRTLIGYETYPIYVAKGSSI